The Methanomethylovorans hollandica DSM 15978 genome includes a region encoding these proteins:
- a CDS encoding DUF2103 domain-containing protein, which produces MKEEIRQCSTVAQPHNKIGGSHTTIIGGRYGKKLVRLISLHTEVKKIVPSVITVRGKNNPGGLIIGKVLRPDDRGNLRLLISHGTSSQELRIITTVGDVQSGERIMNELNRMIEEHTN; this is translated from the coding sequence ATGAAAGAGGAGATCAGGCAGTGTTCTACGGTTGCACAACCCCACAATAAAATCGGGGGCTCCCATACAACAATAATTGGAGGCCGGTACGGTAAAAAACTTGTGCGTCTCATAAGCCTTCATACAGAAGTTAAGAAAATAGTGCCTTCAGTGATCACTGTGAGAGGAAAGAACAATCCTGGTGGTCTTATCATTGGTAAAGTACTGCGACCGGATGATAGAGGCAACCTGAGGCTGCTTATATCCCACGGCACTTCTTCCCAGGAACTGAGGATAATCACGACTGTGGGAGATGTGCAAAGTGGGGAGCGCATAATGAATGAACTTAACCGGATGATAGAGGAACATACCAATTGA